The sequence CACTCATCACTCCGTTCTTGAACGGGGCCGTGGACGAGAAAGCGTTCGCGGCCTTCGTGGATTGGCAGATCAAAGAGGGATCGCACGGCCTGGTGCCGGTGGGGACCACGGGCGAAAGCCCGACGGTCAGCCACGAGGAGCACCGTCGCGTCATCGAGATTTGCGTCGACGTTGCCGACCGGCGCGTGCCGGTGATTGCCGGCGCCGGCTCGAACTCGACCGACGAGGCGGTCTCGCTGACGCGCTTCGCCGAGGACATCGGTGCGGACGCCGTGCTGTCGGTCGTGCCCTACTACAACAAGCCGACCCAGGAGGGGCTGTTCCAGCACTTCTCGGCTGTGGCCAAGGCGACGTCGCTGCCGATCCTGCTCTACTCAGTGCCCGGCCGGACCGTGGTCGACATCGCCGTCGACACCATGGCGCGGCTGCGTGACGCCCATTCCAACATCGTCGGCGTCAAGGACGCGACCGCAAGCATGGAGAAGGCCTCGCTGACCCGCTCCAAGCTCGGACCGGATTTCGTCCTGCTCTCGGGTGAGGACATGACGGCGCTCGGCTTCATGGCGCATGGCGGTCATGGCTGCATCTCGGTGACCAGCAACGCCGCCCCGA comes from Pirellulales bacterium and encodes:
- the dapA gene encoding 4-hydroxy-tetrahydrodipicolinate synthase, whose protein sequence is MLRGSITALITPFLNGAVDEKAFAAFVDWQIKEGSHGLVPVGTTGESPTVSHEEHRRVIEICVDVADRRVPVIAGAGSNSTDEAVSLTRFAEDIGADAVLSVVPYYNKPTQEGLFQHFSAVAKATSLPILLYSVPGRTVVDIAVDTMARLRDAHSNIVGVKDATASMEKASLTRSKLGPDFVLLSGEDMTALGFMAHGGHGCISVTSNAAPKLCAQFQNACMQGNFAAALMLQDKLVPLHKSLFLENNPGGVKYAASKLGLCANEFRLPVVPISAANEAAIDSAMAHAGLLN